The Nycticebus coucang isolate mNycCou1 chromosome 2, mNycCou1.pri, whole genome shotgun sequence genome includes a window with the following:
- the ZNF276 gene encoding zinc finger protein 276 isoform X2 yields MKRDRLGRFLSPGVARQRRGPGSGGCGGGRARGRPSRSGGPSVDGAEALVAAAARLDWGSSRACGDAGEVGTDEAGIGRSLGMGHCRLCHGKFSSRSLRSICDRAPGESSERLSPGERVFIRDFQCLLGVAVHQDPALPQFVCKSCHAQFYQCHSLLKSFLQRVNISPTGHWKPCAKVSAQPPAGVEEGACLVDLITSSPQCLHGLVGWVHGHAASCRALPSLQRTLSSEYYGVIQAVWGCDQGHDYAMDIDSSCRALLDSALAVKWAWDKETAPWFTENRGSDPTGAAPQISQGRGTGTTVGPETKTLPGTDVAQSPSDGSPMWPGPGSAPQPSPPLSGAPGQLSEKQVPPSTSDDRVKDEFSDLSEGDFLSEEENDKKQNIPSSDESFEPYPEKKVSGKKSESKEAKKLGEPKVRKKPGPKPGWKKKLRCEREELPPIYKCPYQGCTAVYRGADEAHQGAPRGGPREALSPPWLQQGVHDRQIPTAPREAHPHRGDPSAWGSPALVF; encoded by the exons ATGAAGCGGGACCGACTCGGCCGCTTCCTCTCGCCTGGAGTGGCCCGGCAGCGCCGAGGCCCGGGCAGCGGTGGCTGCGGCGGCGGCCGGGCTCGAGGTCGCCCCTCCCGCAGCGGCGGGCCGAGCGTGGACGGGGCGGAGGCCTTGGTGGCGGCGGCGGCACGGCTCGACTGGGGCTCCTCGCGGGCCTGCGGGGACGCGGGCGAAGTCGGCACCGACGAGGCAG GGATAGGTCGGTCTCTTGGCATGGGGCACTGTCGCCTCTGCcatgggaagttctcctcaaggAGCCTGCGAAGCATCTGTGACAGGGCACCTGGGGAGAGCTCAGAGAGACTGTCCCCAGGGGAGCGTGTCTTCATCAGAGACTTCCAGTGCCTGCTAGGGGTGGCTGTGCACCAGGACCCGGCTTTGCCTCAGTTTGTCTGCAAGAGCTGCCATGCCCAGTTCTACCAGTGCCATAGCCTCCTCAAGTCCTTCCTGCAGAGGGTGAACATCTCCCCGACAGGCCACTGGAAGCCATGTGCAAA GGTCagtgcccagcccccagcaggGGTGGAGGAAGGAGCCTGTCTAG TGGATCTGATCACTTCCAGCCCTCAGTGCCTGCACGGCTTGGTGGGGTGGGTGCACGGACATGCGGCCAGCTGCAGGGCCCTGCCTAGCCTTCAGAGGACATTGTCCTctgagtactatggcgtcatccAGGCTGTGTGGGGCTGTGACCAGGGCCACGACTATGCTATGGACATCGACTCCAGCTGCAGAGCCTTGCTGGACAGCGCATTGGCAGTCAAGTGGGCATGGGACAAGGAGACGGCACCATGGTTCACCGAGAATCGGGGGTCCGACCCCACTGGGGCTGCCCCTCAGATCTCCCAGGGCAGAGGGACAGGGACCACAGTTGGGCCTGAGACCAAGACGCTGCCTGGCACAGATGTGGCCCAGTCTCCTTCAGATGGCAGTCCTatgtggcctgggccaggctctgcACCGCAGCCAAGCCCACCTCTCAGTGGGGCCCCAG GGCAATTGAGTGAGAAGCAGGTTCCGCCTTCAACCTCGGATGATCGGGTAAAAGACGAGTTCAGTGACCTTTCTGAGGG AGACTTCCTGAGTGAAGAGGAAAATGACAAGAAGCAAAATATTCCATCTTCGGATGAGTCCTTTGAGCCTTACCCAGAAAAGAA ggTCTCCGGTAAGAAGAGTGAAAGCAAAGAAGCCAAGAAGTTGGGAGAGCCCAAAGTCCGCAAGAAACCTGGGCCCAAGCCTGGCTGGAAAAAAAAGCTCCGCTGTGAGAG GGAGGAGCTGCCCCCCATCTACAAGTGTCCTTACCAGGGTTGCACAGCTGTGTACCGAGGAGCTGATG AAGCACATCAAGGAGCACCACGAGGAGGT